From one Fusobacterium mortiferum ATCC 9817 genomic stretch:
- a CDS encoding ABC transporter substrate-binding protein, with protein MKRFNILFLFIFLTLEILGEGFYIRQGDEELRLDYTPKKIITDSAILSRFFDALDIDLVGIPNSSTKIPERYKDVERIGKAGIPDLEKVKALGTDLVVATLFSKPTIKPKYDMLNIPSFYIDVETYGESKEAVEILGKAFDREEKAQEILKEWERREKILQEKVENRKGKKIAIIYGNGESFFMTGKEHFLEELIEKIGCENVVTSLDKKATEKKSVPFSLEQLVLLNPDVILIMPNSKTKNGEVFKESFKTNSIWQLTTAYKNQAIHIIDPTLFRMSAGVNSIDALEELYRYVYEN; from the coding sequence ATGAAAAGATTTAATATTTTATTTTTATTCATATTTTTAACTCTAGAGATTTTAGGAGAGGGATTTTATATCAGACAGGGAGATGAAGAGTTAAGATTAGATTACACTCCTAAAAAAATTATAACTGATTCAGCTATTCTTTCAAGATTTTTTGATGCATTGGATATAGACTTAGTTGGTATTCCAAACTCCTCTACAAAAATACCAGAGAGATACAAAGACGTAGAGAGGATAGGAAAAGCTGGAATACCAGATTTAGAAAAGGTAAAAGCACTAGGAACTGATTTAGTAGTAGCAACTCTTTTTTCTAAACCAACTATAAAACCAAAGTATGATATGCTAAATATTCCAAGTTTTTATATAGATGTGGAAACTTATGGAGAATCTAAAGAGGCAGTGGAGATTTTAGGAAAAGCTTTTGATAGAGAGGAGAAAGCACAAGAGATTTTAAAAGAGTGGGAGAGAAGAGAAAAAATTTTACAGGAGAAGGTAGAAAATAGAAAAGGGAAAAAGATAGCTATCATATATGGAAATGGAGAGAGCTTCTTTATGACAGGAAAAGAACATTTTTTAGAGGAGTTAATAGAAAAGATAGGTTGTGAAAATGTAGTTACATCTTTAGATAAAAAAGCTACTGAAAAAAAATCTGTACCTTTTAGCTTGGAACAATTAGTTTTATTAAATCCAGATGTGATTCTGATTATGCCTAATAGTAAAACTAAAAATGGAGAGGTTTTTAAGGAGAGTTTTAAAACAAACTCCATTTGGCAATTGACAACTGCTTATAAAAATCAGGCTATCCATATAATAGACCCAACACTTTTTAGAATGAGTGCAGGAGTAAATTCTATTGATGCTTTAGAGGAGTTATATAGATATGTCTATGAAAACTAA
- a CDS encoding FecCD family ABC transporter permease, protein MSMKTKKISLIFFSVVALIFITIFSIRFGSVNFSFIEIVKALFVKNYENEILKSILWDIRIPRILIALMVGGNLALAGVLLQAVMKNPLADPGLTGVSAGASVSALIVMIIYPSAILFMNLTAFLGGALACGLVFLLAWKKGLKPLRVILSGVAVNAFLGSVTGLMFILFSDEIQGVLSWLNGSLNGKNWTHVYGILPYTVFGIIGSMTLVRDANILQLGDNFAINLGLNIPRKRLKFCIFACFLTGISVANVGLIGFVGLVVPHMARMIIGSDHMYLLPFSAILGAIVLVLADTISRTLFSPIEIPAGIVMAIIGVPFFLYLLRKTGD, encoded by the coding sequence ATGTCTATGAAAACTAAAAAAATTTCACTGATATTTTTTTCAGTAGTGGCTTTAATTTTTATTACAATTTTCTCCATTAGGTTTGGTAGTGTAAATTTTTCTTTTATAGAGATTGTTAAGGCACTATTTGTAAAAAATTATGAAAATGAAATACTTAAATCTATTCTCTGGGATATACGTATTCCTAGAATTTTAATAGCACTTATGGTGGGAGGAAATCTTGCTCTAGCTGGAGTACTTCTTCAGGCTGTGATGAAAAATCCTCTTGCTGACCCAGGGCTGACAGGAGTATCAGCGGGAGCTAGTGTTTCAGCTCTTATCGTTATGATAATTTATCCAAGTGCTATACTTTTTATGAACTTAACAGCTTTTTTAGGGGGAGCTTTAGCTTGTGGACTTGTATTTCTTCTTGCTTGGAAAAAAGGTTTAAAACCTTTGAGAGTAATCTTATCTGGAGTAGCTGTAAATGCTTTTCTTGGAAGTGTAACAGGACTGATGTTTATCCTTTTTAGTGATGAGATACAGGGAGTTCTCTCTTGGTTGAATGGAAGTTTAAATGGGAAAAACTGGACACACGTATATGGGATACTTCCCTATACTGTATTTGGAATAATTGGCTCTATGACTTTAGTGAGAGATGCTAATATTTTACAATTGGGAGATAATTTTGCTATAAACTTGGGATTAAATATTCCAAGAAAAAGATTGAAATTTTGTATCTTTGCTTGTTTTCTCACAGGAATATCTGTGGCAAATGTAGGGCTGATTGGATTTGTGGGGCTTGTTGTACCACATATGGCAAGAATGATAATTGGTTCTGACCATATGTATCTATTACCATTTTCTGCTATCTTAGGAGCTATTGTTTTGGTATTAGCTGATACAATTTCACGTACTCTCTTCTCTCCTATTGAGATACCAGCTGGAATAGTTATGGCTATAATAGGGGTACCATTTTTCCTATACCTACTCAGAAAGACAGGAGATTAA
- a CDS encoding ABC transporter ATP-binding protein, with the protein MISGKNIEIAYEKNIVIKDLDIEIKRGEILTILGTNGCGKSTLLKGISRVIPYKNGTISLENEIIHNINSKEFAKRLAFVSQNNEIPEDITVEEFVRYGRTPHKKWYELLNEDDEKIVSWAMEICKIEKFSKRKVMSLSGGERQKVWIAMVLAQKTSVLLLDEPTTYLDICHQFEIMELIKELNKKLGITIVMVLHDLNQASQYSDRVLVLKDGKKYIEGDTREVLTKELVREVYKVEAEVEYYNELPYFKLRGLL; encoded by the coding sequence ATGATTAGTGGAAAAAATATAGAGATAGCTTATGAAAAAAATATTGTTATTAAGGATTTAGATATTGAGATAAAAAGGGGAGAGATTCTTACAATATTAGGAACAAATGGTTGTGGAAAATCTACACTTCTCAAAGGAATATCTAGAGTAATTCCCTATAAAAATGGAACTATCTCTTTGGAAAATGAGATAATTCATAATATAAATAGTAAAGAGTTTGCTAAGAGATTGGCATTTGTTTCACAAAATAATGAGATTCCTGAGGATATAACTGTTGAAGAATTTGTAAGATATGGAAGAACTCCTCATAAAAAATGGTATGAGTTATTAAATGAAGATGATGAGAAAATAGTTAGTTGGGCTATGGAGATTTGTAAGATAGAAAAATTTTCTAAAAGGAAAGTGATGAGTTTGTCAGGAGGAGAGCGACAAAAGGTTTGGATTGCTATGGTACTAGCTCAAAAGACTTCAGTTCTATTATTAGATGAACCAACTACATATTTAGATATATGTCATCAGTTTGAAATTATGGAGTTGATAAAGGAGTTAAATAAAAAATTGGGAATAACTATTGTAATGGTACTTCACGATTTAAATCAAGCTTCTCAATACAGTGATAGGGTTTTAGTGTTAAAAGATGGGAAAAAATATATTGAGGGAGATACTAGAGAGGTATTGACAAAGGAGTTAGTAAGAGAGGTATACAAAGTGGAGGCAGAGGTAGAGTATTACAATGAGTTGCCATATTTTAAATTGAGAGGACTGCTATAG
- a CDS encoding response regulator transcription factor: protein MRVLVVEDERDLNRVICKKLKVEGYSVDACYDGEEALLYIDGATYDIILMDIMMPKLNGYEVLEKMRREKNSTPVLFLTAKDAIEDRVKGLDLGADDYIVKPFHFDELMARIRVLIRRNHGSVSNELRVADLVMDCATRIVKRGDKEIDLSAKEFAILEYMMQNQGVVLSREKLEEHIWNYDYQGASNMIDVYIRYLRIKMDKDFEPKLIHTIRGVGYVLKDKESNL from the coding sequence ATGAGAGTATTAGTAGTAGAAGATGAGAGAGATTTGAATAGAGTAATTTGTAAAAAATTAAAAGTAGAAGGGTACAGTGTAGATGCTTGCTATGATGGAGAAGAGGCTCTTCTTTATATAGATGGAGCTACCTATGATATTATTTTAATGGATATAATGATGCCAAAATTAAATGGATATGAGGTACTAGAAAAGATGAGAAGAGAGAAAAACTCTACCCCTGTACTTTTTTTAACAGCTAAAGATGCTATTGAAGATAGGGTAAAGGGATTAGATTTAGGAGCAGATGACTATATAGTAAAACCTTTTCATTTTGATGAGTTGATGGCGAGAATAAGAGTTTTAATCAGAAGAAATCACGGTTCTGTAAGTAATGAGTTGAGAGTAGCAGATTTAGTTATGGATTGTGCTACTAGAATAGTAAAACGTGGAGATAAGGAGATAGATTTATCAGCTAAGGAGTTTGCAATACTTGAGTATATGATGCAAAATCAAGGAGTGGTATTGAGTAGAGAAAAATTAGAAGAGCATATTTGGAATTATGATTATCAAGGAGCTTCTAATATGATAGATGTATATATTCGTTATCTTCGTATCAAGATGGATAAAGATTTTGAACCAAAACTTATACATACTATAAGAGGTGTAGGTTATGTTTTAAAGGATAAGGAGAGTAATCTATGA
- a CDS encoding sensor histidine kinase, translating to MSFLNIKTKLTLWYTFFMVVLVGGILGILVEFTDMTLLTNQKSQLVEVVEDVIEDIEEGDDFDNFDDGVYILLYNENGEYLSGSLPFNFPIEYPFKLGQVQEIKEKDRGFYIYDKKIVTEGGEKIWIRGVFSDIQINQLTQIIVTGAFLILPILVILSTVIGYFITKKAFLPVKKIQETAQNITESNELSLRIGLPKGRDEITKLANTIDEMLERLDKSFQKEKQFTSDASHELRTPVTVILAESEYILKHGEDMEEARESMKIINRQAEKISGLINQLLFFSRADRGDLKLKLENVNIVKTIEELKNDNSIEAEKRNITITYENNLKNYEYVVDKIMFIRAIQNIIQNAINYGKENGKIEIESFEKSEYFAIKVKDDGIGIAEENLQKMWDRFYQVDESRTTKSMGLGLSMVKLIVEKHEGYVEVESELGKGTAFTLYFKKL from the coding sequence ATGAGTTTTTTAAATATTAAAACAAAGCTAACTCTATGGTACACTTTTTTTATGGTTGTATTAGTAGGAGGAATATTAGGGATTCTTGTGGAATTTACAGATATGACACTGCTTACTAATCAAAAAAGTCAACTTGTAGAGGTAGTAGAGGATGTAATAGAAGATATAGAAGAGGGAGATGATTTTGATAATTTTGATGATGGAGTATATATTCTCCTATATAATGAAAATGGAGAGTATTTAAGTGGAAGTTTGCCATTTAATTTTCCAATTGAGTATCCATTTAAACTAGGACAAGTACAGGAGATAAAGGAAAAAGATAGAGGTTTTTATATATATGATAAAAAAATAGTAACCGAAGGTGGCGAAAAAATTTGGATACGTGGAGTATTTTCAGATATACAGATTAATCAACTTACTCAGATAATAGTTACAGGAGCTTTTTTAATTTTACCAATACTTGTTATCTTATCCACAGTAATTGGATATTTTATAACAAAAAAAGCTTTCCTTCCAGTGAAAAAAATTCAAGAAACAGCTCAGAATATAACAGAGAGTAATGAGTTATCTTTAAGAATAGGGCTACCTAAGGGAAGAGATGAGATTACAAAATTAGCTAATACGATAGATGAGATGTTAGAGAGATTAGATAAAAGTTTTCAAAAAGAGAAACAGTTTACTTCAGATGCCTCTCATGAACTACGTACTCCAGTTACAGTCATATTAGCAGAGAGCGAGTATATATTAAAACATGGGGAGGATATGGAAGAGGCAAGAGAGTCTATGAAGATTATAAATAGACAAGCTGAAAAGATATCTGGACTTATTAATCAACTCCTATTTTTCAGCAGAGCAGATAGAGGAGATTTAAAATTAAAATTAGAAAACGTAAATATTGTAAAAACTATTGAGGAATTGAAAAATGATAATAGTATAGAGGCTGAAAAGAGAAATATAACTATAACTTATGAAAATAATTTAAAAAATTATGAATATGTTGTAGATAAAATTATGTTTATAAGGGCTATTCAAAATATTATTCAAAATGCTATAAACTATGGAAAAGAAAATGGGAAAATAGAGATAGAGAGTTTTGAAAAGAGTGAATATTTTGCTATTAAAGTAAAAGATGACGGTATAGGAATAGCAGAAGAAAATCTCCAAAAGATGTGGGATAGATTTTACCAAGTAGATGAATCACGTACTACAAAGAGTATGGGACTGGGACTTTCTATGGTAAAATTAATAGTAGAAAAACATGAGGGATATGTAGAAGTAGAGAGCGAATTAGGAAAAGGAACTGCATTTACCCTGTATTTTAAAAAATTATAA
- a CDS encoding heavy metal translocating P-type ATPase: MKKVEYEVKNLDCAGCAGKIQHKAGTMAGVLNANLDLYKKRFTLETDENYEEELFLHEINFFADSIEPGTQILKMEEYDEEEETKRKLQEREEEERREKREKITIIMGTILFIVAIISGNISLQIRLILSIIAYIILGWDVVLKSFKNITKGNFMDENFLMTIATFGAFYLNESTEAVGVMLFYKIGEYFQDKAVSNSRKSIEKLLDIRPDYANIKGENGELLTISPKKLKKGDIIVVKAGEKIPVDGIVVKGESTLNTSALTGESLPLEVNINSEVLSGSINGNGILEVKVTKLFSDSTINKIIEMVENASNKKAESEKFITKFARYYTPIVVISAVVVGILFPLVFGNFNLWFGRALIFLVISCPCALVISVPLTFFSSIGMASKQGILIKGGNYLETLTNIGAVVFDKTGTLTKGKFKIDSIVAINCDEKELLKTAQIGELYSNHPIGKAILSQLSEEIDEDYIEGYKELSGFGVVAYYEGKEILVGNYKLMEEYSIAAQEKEYAGTVIYTAQDGEFLGYIYISDEIKDDSFSTIENLKNLGVDSYMLTGDSKTIGEMVGNKLGIPLKNIFTHLLPQNKVEKLQEIMNTSNKKVVFVGDGINDAPVLSLADIGIAMGGAGSDIAVESADVVIMKDEPSKIVELLKIAKLNKKVVIQNIVFALGIKILVMILGVFGIANMWMAIFSDVGVSLLAVINASWGIKRGYN; this comes from the coding sequence ATGAAAAAAGTAGAGTATGAAGTAAAAAATTTAGATTGTGCTGGTTGTGCTGGTAAAATTCAACATAAAGCTGGAACTATGGCCGGTGTTTTAAATGCTAACCTAGATTTATATAAAAAAAGATTTACCCTTGAAACTGATGAAAATTATGAAGAGGAGCTTTTTTTACATGAGATTAATTTCTTTGCTGATTCTATAGAACCAGGCACACAGATTTTAAAAATGGAAGAGTATGATGAAGAGGAAGAGACAAAAAGAAAACTTCAAGAGAGAGAAGAGGAGGAAAGAAGAGAGAAAAGAGAAAAAATTACAATAATAATGGGAACTATTCTTTTTATCGTAGCTATTATCTCTGGTAATATCTCTCTACAAATTAGATTGATACTCTCTATAATAGCTTATATCATCTTAGGTTGGGATGTAGTATTAAAATCTTTTAAAAATATTACTAAAGGTAACTTTATGGATGAAAATTTCTTAATGACAATAGCTACCTTTGGAGCTTTTTATCTCAATGAAAGTACAGAAGCTGTAGGAGTAATGCTGTTTTATAAAATAGGAGAATACTTCCAAGATAAAGCTGTATCTAATTCAAGAAAATCTATTGAAAAACTTTTAGATATCAGACCTGATTATGCAAATATAAAAGGAGAAAATGGAGAGCTTCTTACAATATCACCTAAAAAATTAAAAAAAGGAGATATAATTGTAGTTAAGGCTGGAGAAAAAATCCCAGTGGATGGAATTGTAGTTAAAGGAGAATCCACTCTTAATACATCAGCTCTTACTGGAGAATCTCTTCCTTTGGAAGTAAATATAAACAGCGAAGTTTTAAGTGGAAGTATCAATGGAAATGGGATTTTAGAAGTAAAAGTAACAAAGCTTTTCTCTGATTCTACAATTAATAAGATAATAGAGATGGTAGAAAATGCTAGCAATAAAAAAGCTGAATCAGAAAAATTTATTACAAAATTTGCTAGATATTATACACCTATTGTGGTAATCTCAGCTGTTGTTGTTGGAATTTTATTCCCACTTGTATTTGGAAACTTTAATCTTTGGTTTGGTAGAGCACTTATATTCTTAGTTATCTCTTGTCCTTGTGCTCTTGTTATCTCTGTTCCACTTACTTTCTTTAGTAGTATTGGAATGGCATCTAAGCAAGGAATATTAATAAAAGGTGGAAACTATTTAGAAACTCTTACTAATATTGGAGCAGTGGTATTTGATAAAACTGGTACATTGACAAAGGGAAAATTTAAAATTGACTCAATCGTGGCTATAAATTGTGATGAAAAAGAGCTTCTAAAAACTGCTCAAATAGGAGAGCTTTATTCTAACCACCCTATTGGAAAAGCTATTCTTTCACAACTTAGTGAAGAGATAGATGAGGATTATATTGAAGGATATAAAGAACTAAGTGGCTTTGGAGTAGTAGCTTACTATGAAGGAAAAGAGATTTTAGTGGGAAACTATAAACTTATGGAAGAATACAGTATAGCTGCCCAAGAGAAAGAGTATGCTGGAACTGTAATATATACAGCTCAAGATGGAGAATTTTTAGGATATATCTATATCTCAGATGAGATAAAAGATGATTCATTCTCAACTATTGAGAATCTAAAAAATCTTGGAGTAGATAGCTATATGCTAACTGGAGATAGTAAAACTATTGGAGAGATGGTTGGAAACAAATTAGGTATCCCTTTAAAAAATATCTTTACTCATCTACTTCCTCAAAATAAAGTAGAGAAACTTCAAGAGATAATGAATACTTCTAATAAAAAAGTGGTGTTTGTTGGAGATGGTATAAATGATGCCCCTGTTTTATCCCTAGCTGATATTGGTATTGCTATGGGAGGAGCTGGAAGTGATATAGCAGTAGAGTCTGCTGACGTGGTAATTATGAAAGATGAGCCTTCAAAGATTGTAGAGCTTTTAAAAATTGCTAAACTTAATAAAAAAGTAGTTATTCAAAATATAGTTTTTGCCCTTGGTATAAAAATCCTTGTTATGATTTTGGGAGTATTTGGAATAGCTAATATGTGGATGGCAATATTTTCAGATGTAGGAGTATCTCTTTTAGCTGTAATCAATGCCTCTTGGGGAATAAAAAGAGGATATAATTAA
- a CDS encoding class I SAM-dependent methyltransferase, which translates to MKVNKEYIENLFKDIVEKNIFIKGSVSNPINKKNGITKGNLKPVKIKNEIFIQLEYFIDKKAYHDNICLCDFTSKFSEILDSFKQILLITQGIDYQILKGKNEYTIKEIKNSRAVESLEHNKKKKYIIDEGVPVPFLIKLGVMGEDGKVFKNSYDKFRQINKYLEFIDDTIREIQNKKLINNHIKVVDFGCGKSYLTFALRYYLNNIREFTYEIIGLDLKKDVMEKCNKIAQELNCENLEFLTGNIKDFDKLQNVDLIFSLHACNNATDYALLKGLELGAKAILAVPCCQHEFNEKMSKNKGSEFFQTELPLGKHGILFERFTSLATDAFRAQCLELCGFKTQVMEFIDMEHTPKNILIKAIKEKVSKDSLEKKYSEYRRFKAYLGIEPLLDELLSPYFLIKYN; encoded by the coding sequence ATGAAGGTTAACAAAGAATACATTGAAAATCTTTTTAAAGATATTGTAGAAAAAAATATTTTTATAAAGGGAAGTGTTTCTAATCCTATAAATAAAAAAAATGGAATTACTAAGGGGAATTTAAAACCTGTAAAAATAAAAAATGAGATTTTTATACAATTAGAATATTTTATAGATAAGAAAGCTTATCATGATAATATTTGTCTATGTGATTTTACTTCAAAATTTTCAGAGATATTAGATAGTTTCAAACAAATTTTACTTATTACTCAAGGAATAGATTATCAAATTTTGAAAGGGAAGAATGAATACACTATAAAGGAGATAAAAAATAGTAGAGCAGTAGAATCTTTAGAGCATAATAAGAAGAAAAAATATATTATAGATGAGGGAGTTCCTGTTCCATTTTTAATTAAGCTTGGAGTTATGGGAGAAGATGGAAAAGTTTTTAAAAATTCCTATGATAAGTTTAGACAGATTAATAAATATCTTGAGTTTATAGATGATACTATAAGAGAGATACAAAATAAAAAACTTATAAATAATCATATTAAAGTTGTAGATTTTGGTTGTGGAAAATCTTATCTCACTTTTGCCCTTCGCTATTATTTAAATAATATAAGAGAGTTTACTTATGAGATAATTGGATTGGACTTAAAAAAAGATGTTATGGAAAAATGTAATAAAATAGCTCAAGAGTTAAACTGTGAAAATCTTGAGTTTTTAACAGGAAACATTAAAGATTTTGATAAGTTACAAAATGTAGATTTAATTTTTTCGTTACATGCTTGTAATAATGCTACTGATTATGCACTGCTTAAGGGATTAGAGCTAGGGGCAAAAGCAATTTTAGCTGTACCTTGTTGCCAACATGAATTTAATGAAAAGATGAGTAAGAATAAAGGTTCTGAATTTTTCCAAACAGAGCTACCATTAGGAAAACATGGAATACTATTTGAAAGATTTACTTCATTGGCAACTGATGCATTTAGAGCACAATGTCTAGAGTTATGTGGATTCAAAACTCAAGTTATGGAGTTTATAGATATGGAGCATACTCCTAAAAATATTTTAATAAAAGCAATAAAAGAAAAAGTTTCTA